The following coding sequences lie in one Miscanthus floridulus cultivar M001 chromosome 9, ASM1932011v1, whole genome shotgun sequence genomic window:
- the LOC136480039 gene encoding G-type lectin S-receptor-like serine/threonine-protein kinase At2g19130, producing MKPENILLDEDLVPKPRPDDVRGTIGYLAPEWISGVPITAKADVYSYGMVLLEIISGRRNARCWVTTEHGASLSEYFPLVAARNVSEGAALVALLDERLQGDANPRELGRPPRRIARRRRPSRLPRSR from the exons ATGAAGCCGGAGAACATCCTGCTCGACGAGGACCTCGTCCCCAAG CCGCGTCCTGACGACGTGCGGGGCACCATCGGGTACCTCGCGCCGGAGTGGATCTCCGGCGTGCCCATCACCGCCAAGGCCGACGTGTACAGCTACGGGATGGTGCTGCTGGAGATCATATCGGGAAGGCGGAACGCGCGGTGCTGGGTGACAACGGAGCACGGCGCGTCGCTGTCAGAGTACTTCCCGCTGGTGGCCGCCAGGAATGTCAGCGAAGGGGCGGCGCTTGTCGCGCTACTGGATGAGCGGCTGCAGGGGGACGCCAACCCGCGGGAGCTGGGACGCCCGCCAAGGCGCATAGCCCGTCGCCGGCGGCCGAGCCGGCTGCCAAGATCGAGATGA